From one Esox lucius isolate fEsoLuc1 chromosome 11, fEsoLuc1.pri, whole genome shotgun sequence genomic stretch:
- the si:ch211-234h8.7 gene encoding monocarboxylate transporter 4: protein MGGVVVDDGPSGVKAPDGGWGWAVLTGCFVITGFSYAFPKAVSVFFKELIKEFGVGYSDTAWISSILLAMLYGTGPLCSVLVNRFGCRPVMMVGGLFASLGMILASQSTSIIHIYLTTGVITGLGLALNFQPSLIMLNRYFSEKRPLANGLAAAGSPVALCCLSPLGQALQYQYGWRGGFLILGGLLLNCCACGALMRPLKGPSKKNELELEEKEVKEVEKPHAKSKPLLDFTVFKDKGFLIYTIAASIMVLGLFVPPVFVVSYAKELGNEDTKSALLLTILGFIDIFARPTCGIIAGMKWVRPRVVYMFSFAMLFNGCTDLVGSQAKDYPSLVVFCIFFGISYGMVGALQFEVLMAIVGTEKFSSAIGLVLLMEAIAVLVGPPGAGRLLDATKNYMYVFLLAGFEVVFAAVVLASCNFLFIKTKPSEPAAELENGTVTAEMEQLRKPGEEEEEKGEKEGKEKEETKRDGEEVEKAKEDEEDTEKKGKEEIKLERVDSEEVEHLLKEPEQPNGALLAGPETCL, encoded by the exons ATGGGTGGTGTTGTAGTGGATGATGGGCCATCAGGTGTGAAGGCCCCAGACGGGGGTTGGGGCTGGGCCGTGTTGACCGGCTGCTTTGTCATCACGGGCTTCTCCTACGCCTTCCCCAAGGCTGTAAGTGTGTTCTTCAAGGAACTCATCAAGGAGTTTGGTGTGGGCTACAGTGACACGGCGTGGATCTCTTCTATTCTACTGGCTATGCTCTACGGCACTG GTCCTCTGTGCAGTgtgttggtcaatcgttttggctgTCGTCCAGTGATGATGGTGGGGGGGCTATTTGCCTCCCTGGGGATGATTCTGGCATCCCAATCCACCAGTATCATCCATATTTACCTCACAACTGGAGTCATCACAG GTCTTGGGCTGGCGTTGAACTTCCAGCCCTCTCTGATCATGCTGAATCGTTACTTCAGTGAGAAGAGGCCTCTGGCCAACGGGCTGGCTGCTGCCGGGAGCCCTGtggccctctgctgcctctctccACTGGGACAG GCACTACAGTACCAGTATGGATGGAGGGGAGGGTTCCTTATTCTGGGGGGACTACTGCTCAACTGCTGTGCCTGTGGAGCGCTCATGAGGCCACTGAAGGGACCCTCGAAAAAaaatgaacttgaacttgaagAAAAGGAGGTAAAAGAGGTTGAAAAGCCCCATGCCAAATCCAAACCACTCCTGGACTTCACTGTGTTTAAGGACAAGGGTTTCCTCATCTATACCATAGCTGCGTCGATTATG GTGCTGGGGTTGTTTGTGCCGCCGGTATTTGTGGTGAGCTATGCCAAGGAGCTGGGGAATGAGGATACTAAGTCAGCCCTCCTCCTGACCATCCTTGGGTTCATTGACATCTTCGCCAGGCCCACCTGCGGCATCATTGCAGGGATGAAGTGGGTGCGTCCCAGGGTTGTTTACATGTTCAGCTTCGCCATGCTCTTCAATGGATGCACCGACCTGGTGGGATCTCAG GCCAAGGACTACCCTTCTCTGGTGgtgttctgtattttctttggcATCTCGTACGGGATGGTGGGGGCGCTACAGTTTGAGGTTCTCATGGCAATTGTGGGCACAGAGAAGTTCTCCAGTGCTATTGGTCTGGTGCTACTCATGGAGGCTATTGCTGTTCTGGTGGGCCCGCCTGGAGCAG GTCGCCTGCTGGACGCAACTAAAAACTACATGTACGTGTTCCTGCTGGCGGGATTTGAGGTCGTCTTCGCCGCCGTTGTCCTTGCCTCGTGTAACTTCCTGTTCATCAAGACAAAGCCCTCGGAACCCGCGGCTGAACTGGAGAACGGAACAGTTACCGCCGAGATGGAGCAGCTCAGGAAGCCCGgcgaagaggaagaagagaaggGTGAGAaggaggggaaggagaaggaggagacgAAGCGGGACGGGGAAGAGGTTGAGAAGGCaaaggaggatgaggaagacaCCgagaagaaagggaaagaggagaTCAAGCTGGAGAGGGTGGACTCCGAAGAGGTGGAACACCTTCTTAAAGAACCAGAACAACCAAACGGGGCCCTGCTAGCAGGTCCGGAGACCTGCCTGTAG